CCTGTTCTTGCAGTACGAGGGCATGAACCCCTCGGGCAGCTTCAAAGACAACGGCATGTCCGCCGCGTTTACCCACGCGCGGTTAATCGGCGCAAATCGCGCTGCCTGTGCCTCGACCGGCAACACTAGCGCGTCGCTTGCCTTGTATTGCTCGGTGACCCGGCTGCTGCGGGCCTTGATCTTCGTGGGCACGGGCAAGATCGCTTACGGCAAGCTCTCGCAGGCGCTCGACTACGGCGCCCTGACCGTTCAGATCGCCGGCGATTTCGACGACGCCATGAACCGCGTGCAAGAAGTCTCGCGCGAGCTGGGCATCTACCTGGTCAACAGCGTCAACCCGTTCCGGCTCGAGGGACAGAAGACGATCATGTACCGGGTGCTCGAGGCGCTGCGCTGGGAAGTGCCCGATTGGATCGTCGTGCCCGGCGGAAATCTCGGCAACTCGAGCGCGTTCGGCAAAGCGTTCGCCGAGCTCAAAGAACTGGGACTCATCGATCGCATTCCGCGGCTGGCGATCATCAACGCGGCCGGGGCCAACACGCTCTACGAGCTGTACGAGGCGCGCAAGCTGCGCTGGAACGGCGGCGCGCCCGACATGTCGATCGCCTGCAACTACTACGACGAACTCGACCGGCAGAAGCGCCGCGCCGACACGATCGCCAGCGCCATCGAAATCAATCGGCCCGTCAACCTCAACAAGGCCCTGCGCGCGCTCGAAGTCTGCGACGGCGTGGTCCGGATGGCGACCGATCAAGAAATCATGGACGCCAAGGCCCAGGTCGGCGCCGGCGGGCTGGGCTGCGAGCCGGCCAGCGCGGCGAGCGTGGCGGGGGCCCGGGCGCTGCGCCAAGAGGGCGTGATCGGCGCGAACGAGCGCGTCGTTTGCATCCTGACCGGCCATCAGCTCAAGGACCCCACCGCGACCGTCGCCTACCATACGACCGACCAGGCCAAGTTCAACGAAGTGCTCGGCAGCCGAGGCGTCAAACGGGCAGCTTTCGCCAATCGCGCCGTGGCCGTATCGAACGACCTCGACGAAATCATCAAGGCCATCAAGCTCTACAGCTGACCGCGCATACGGATCGCGCGCGGGCAATTCGCTCGCGCTTTGCTCCCTCCGGTCGCTGCCATTGTTCGTTGTCAGGAGAGTTTGCTTTGAACGTTGCCAATCCTTCGCGCGTAGTCATTCATGGAGCCGGTGGACGGATGGGACTCCGGCTGGTGGCGCTGGGGGCCGCCGACCCCGGCCTGCGGATCGTCGCCGCCTTGGAACATGCGGCGCATCCGAAGCTCGGCACGGACGCCGGCACGTTGGCCGGCGCCGGCAACCTGCAGCTCCCGCTCAGCGCCGCAACCACGGCCGAGGCCGACGTGATGATCGACTTTTCCACGCCCGAGGGCGCCGAGCGCGCGCTCGAACTGGCCCGCCGGCATCGCTGGCCGTTGGTGCTGGCGACCACAGGGCTCGAGCCGGCAACGGTCGAGCAGCTCAAGCTGACGGCGCGCGAAATTCCGCTGCTCTGGTCGCCCAACACCAGCCTGGCGGTCAACGTCGCGATGCTGCTCACCTCGACCGCGGCGCGCGCGCTGCGCGGCAACCCCGCCGGCGTCGACGTCGAAATCATCGAAAGGCATCACCGCTTCAAGGAAGACTCACCCAGCGGCACTGCGCTGCGGTTCGGGCAGCTCGTGGCCGCCGAGATGGGACAATCGCACAGCCAGCACGGACGCGAAGGCCGCCCGGGAGCACGGCCCCGCAACGAGATCGGCTATCACGCCGTGCGAATCGGCGACAACCCCGGCGAACACACGATCGTGTTTGGCCTGCTCGGCGAGACGCTGGAAGTGACCGTCAAGGCGACGAGCCGCGACTGCTATGCCCACGGCGCGCTGGCGGCCGCCAAATGGCTGGTCGGTCGTCCACCCGGACAGTACACAATGAACGACGTCCTCGGCCTGACCGCCGGTTGACTCGACGCGCGCAATCATGGCCAAGTGCGAGACCGGCTATCTCTGTGATGTCTGCGGCGAAGACGTCGGTCGGATCACCGAGAGCGATTTGTATCTTCGCTACGTGATCGGCCTCGTCGATCCCGAGACCCTGCACACGTCGGCCGAGCGACACATTCGCTGCAACCCGACGCTCGCGCAGTTTATCGTGCACGACAAGTTCGCGCCTGTCACGATCGACGGCCCGCTCGACAAGCGCACCCTCGATCCGGAGTTCGTGCGACAACGCGAGGAACTGGTCACCCGCGGCTGGGTGCGGTTGGCCGAGCTGGCCCGCCAGCGACCGCCGATCATCGAATACCCGCTGCCTGAAGTGCGCCAGCGCTGGAACCAGCGACTGGTCTGACGCGCCGCCGTTGCGCGTCAGCCGGTAGAGTCGGGCTCGACGGCCGAGTGTGCCGCCAGCGCCAGCGCGCCGAAGACCACCATTTCCTCGCCCAGGGCGGCCGGGCAGATCTCGTAGCTGTCGGCCAACGGCGGAAAGACATACCGCGCCACCTGCGCGCGAAGCGGTTCGAACAACAGCGTTTCGCCGGCCAACGACACTCCTCCGCCGATCACGATCTTTTCGGGCGAAACAAGCGTGATGACCTGGGCAATCGCCCAGCCCAACGCCTGCCAGGCCCGCTGGAGAACCTCGAGGGCCAGTTCGTTGCCCTCGGCCGCCGCAGCCACCACGTGCCGCGCGGTGAGCTGTTCGAGCCGCCCGTCGCAGCGTTCCCACAAGTCGGCCGCGTGTTCCTCGGCCGCGGCCTCGGTTTCGATCAACCGCTGTCGCATGTGCTCCGGGCCTAACCGGCCGCCGCCGAGATGCGGGCTGAGCAGCCGGGTGGCCTCGGGCACCATGCGCTCGCGCGCAGCGGCGGCAATTCCCAGCCCGCTGGCCATCGACTCGACCGTTTCCTCGGGCCGATCCGCGAGCAATCCGGGACGCAGATGACCGATTTCGGCCGCCGCTCGGCCGTGTCCCTGGAACACGCGGCGGTCGACGATTAGCCCGCCGCCGATGCCGGTGCCGATCGTCACATAGAACACGGGATTCGCCCCCTGCCCCGCGCCGAGCGACGCTTCGGCCAGGCCCGCCAGGTCGGCATCATTCCCGATCCATGCGGGCAACCCGAACGTCTTGCCGCACCACTCGACCAGCGGAAACTCGTCCCAGCCTTCGATGTGATGGCTCGTAATCACGCGCCCAGAGCGTGCGTCGACCGGTCCACCAAAGCCGATGCCAATCCCGCGAACCGGATACCGCGCCAGCAGCGGCTCTGCGGCGGCGGCGATTTCGCGCAAGATGCCTGTGGCACCGGCGGCGGGCGAGACGTCGCGGCGCTCAAGCGCGAGCAATTCTGCCGACCGGCCCGAGCCGATTCCGAGCTGCAGCTTCGTGCCGCCGATCTCAATGCCCAGAAACATGCCCGGTTCCGCACTCGTGGCCGCAAAACGTCAGCGAGCGACGGCCGCGTGGCCGTTCTTGGCGTGCCGACCTTCGTGATTGATGCGGGCAAAGACGTCGTTGAGCACCCAGTGGAAAATGCACAGGTGGATGCTCTCGACCATCCCCATGTCGTCCAACTCGACGTGGAGCCCGTCGTGCTGCATCTGCTTGAGCTTGCCGCCACCGAAGCCGGTCAACCCGAATGTCTTCAGCCCGTGGCGGTTGGCCCAATCGACCGCGGCCAGCACGTTGGGGCTATTGCCCGAACCGCTGATAGCGATGACCAGGTCGCCGGCGCGACCGTAGTTCATCAACTGCTGCACGAATATCTGGTCGTAACCGACGTCGTTGCCGACGGCCAGGATCCAGCCCAGGTTGTCGGTCAGGCTCATCACCTTGAGCCGCTTCTTCGATTCGTCTTTCAGATCGCATTCGCGCAGCGAGCTCTTGCCCAGGTCCTCGCTCATGTGCGTGGCCGTCGTGCCCGAGCCGCCGTTGCCGAAGATGTAGACGAAGCGGTCTTGTTCCCAGGCCTCGTACAGCCGGTCGGCCATGCGAGCGATGGCCCCCTGATCGACCCGGGCGATTTCCTGGTTCAGACGATCGAGATACGCGGGCAATTCGAGCTTTGCGCCAAGCATGGACCGAGCGAAGCCTCCTCGTGCGGACGAGTCACCGGGCCCACGGCACATCGCGCGCGGGCCCCTTGCCGTCAGTGTACAAGCCCGGCCGGATTCCGGCCATCGGCGTGCCACCCGGCGCGGAGTATGGCTTCGGCGCAGCCCAGGCGTGGCCGCGCGGAAGTCTGCAAAGCTGGGCCACGTGGCACCTGCATGGACTGGCAAGTTGCGACTTAATCATCCGTCGCGCGCCACGGCATTGTCCGTAGCTGCCCGCTGGTTGAAACGAATCGGACCCTGCGGGCCGTGGAAACACGGAGCCTCGCATCACCCCCCGAGCACCCTATCTTCCTAATCCTTGGAGGGGGCTTGAGCGTAGCGTTTCATCAATTCCTGGATTGCCTCGCCGCACGCCGAGAGGCCGGAACTCTCGCCGGTGTTGGTGCAGGCGACGGCCGCGAAATCCCTTTCCGGGAGCAGCCAGATCAAGGCCTGCGAATTCGTGTTACTGCCGCCATGAAACAGCGCGCGCCCCAGCGCACTGTCGAGCACAATCCACCCGCAACCGTACTTTCCACGCTCCGCCGGAGCGTCGACTTTCCCGACGTGCAGGTGCTCAACGTTCTCTTGTTGGGACAACAGCGGGGCAGGCTCGTGCTTCAAATGCCATTGGGCATAGCGCGCGTAATCGGCAATCGAAAGATGAACCGTTCCGCAGGCAGCGTATACCGATGGGTTCTCTGCGCCCGCGATCCGGGGATCGATCGGACTTCCATCAGCAACATGCCCCCACAGCAACGGTGGTTTCAATTCCTTCGCAAGAGCCAGCGTACGAAAATCGGCCGTGTCCATTGTAAGCGGCTGGAACACGTGTCGGCGCATCAGGTTCTCAAAGCTGTCGCCGCCTTTGGTTTCCAACATCGCAGCCGCGACAACGTAGCCGAGGTTGGAGTAGTGGTAACTGCCGCGAGGGTGTTGCGGCTTGATCGCGAGAATCAATCCCAGCATTCTGCGACGTTCAAGCTGTGGGCTGGCCTGCTCCTCAAAGAACGAAAGCCACTCGTCTGCCTTGATGGTCTGGAAGTCTTTCAGGTCGGAAGCCAGACCGCTTTGGTGCGACAGCAATTCATCGAGCGTTACGTCGCGGAGAGCAGCATGAAGATGCTTCTCTCCGGCGCGCGACCACACCTGGCCGATCGTCGTGTCCCAGCCGATCTTGCCAGCCTCGACAAGCACTGCCGCCAGAGTGGCCGTCATGGACTTCGTGCACGAGCCGAGCGGGTGGCGATCCGACAGCTCGACGCTCTCGTCCGTCCTACGCTTGCGAACACCGCTGCATTGCATTGTGACCGTGCCTGCAGAGCGAACGACCGCGATGGTGAGCGAAGGAACCTTATGCTTGCGGCAGACGTCCGCCAGCATTTCCTGGAGCCCAGCATCCTGGGACGCCGGCTCCACGGCAAAGCCGCAGCTCGGCAATAAGAGGATCGCGAGGACAGCCAGGACCATCGCGACCGTTCGTGCAACTACTGCGCATCGATCCACAAGGACATTGCCCACGAAAGAAGGCAAACAGATGTTACAAACCAGGCTCATCTGCGCGGCCGTCGCAGCCGAGCCGCCGTTGCCGCAGATGCAAACACAGCGGTCTTGTTCCCAGGCCCCGAACAGCCGCTCGGCCATGCGGGCAATGACCCCCAGATCGAGTCGGGCGATTTCCTGGTTCCGGCGATCGAGACCCGCGGGCAATTCGAGCGTTGCGCCAAGCATGGACCGAGCGAAGCCTCTTCGTGCGGTTGAACCATCGGCCCACGGCACGTCGCGCGCGGCCCCGTTGCTTGCAGCGTACCTGTTCCGCCGGACCGCAGCCATTCGCGGGCTGGTTTCACCTCGGCTACAATTGCTGGGCGAACGGACCGAGTAATGAGGGGAACAAGGGCATGCCCTCCGGCTTGTCGGTCGAGATTCAGCTCTACCTCGCTGGACTGGCGATCGCGTTCGCGGCGCCGCTGTTCGTGTTCTGGCTGCTCGCCCCGTCGCTCGCGCATTTTCTCCGCGCGATATTTGCCCAGCCCGAGGTGGAACGGTTTTGGAAGCGGTTGACGATCATCGTCTTCGTCGCCGCGTCGGTGTCGTCGGGCATCGCCTACCATCCCGACGCTTCGGCGAATAGTGACCTGGCCGTGCTGACGTGGAGTTTTGCCGACCAGGTCAAGCAGACCCTCGACAACTTGCTCTGGGCCATGTTGGCCATTTTCTTGCCGCTCCTGCTCGCCTACATGGTCCTGTACGCGGGCCGCCGAGCGGTCGCGCCGACGCAGGGAACGCTCGAAGGCGAACGCTAATGCCGACGTTTCTGGGATTCTATTTGTTCGCCTTGCTCGGCACGTGTGTCGTTGCCGCGGTCCTCTACTTCTCGATCGGCGAACAAGCGGGGCAGTTTGCTCGTTCTCTGTTCGGCACCGAACGCGGCACGGCCCTGGCGCGTTCGTTTCGCCTCATGCTCGTGATCAGTTGCCTGATCGGCGGCCTGTCGACCCAATGGTACGGATGCCGCGGCTACTCCGATTACGAAGCCGTGGCGCAAGACCGTCGCTTGATGCTACAAAAGACCACGGAGCAGATCGCCAGCGCCGTCACCTATGGCGTCAAGTATCTGTTGGGTGCCGGGGCCGTGGGCACGCTGATGTTTGCCGTCTTACGACGTCGTCACGCAGCAGCATCCGCGGCAACGTCCAGTGACTGCTCCTCTCGCGCCCACACGACAGCCGCGCCTCGCCAGCCCGATCGAATCGAGTGAGGCAACAAACGCCCAGGCGAGTTTGTGAGACTCGTCAAGGGCCCGCTTCCTAACGTCGCCGGCATTGCGTCGCAGCGTGGATCGCACGCGGGTGTGGAGAGCAGCGAACCCAACCTACCGCACCGCGGCGGCCGCCAGGCCCCGAATCAACCCTCCACCCCTACGTCCGATCGAAAAAGTCGCCATTTGGTTTCTGGCAACTTTTTCTCTGTGGCCCCCGTACGACGATCTGACCACCGGCACGCGGAACACATCGGGCAATTGCTGAACGCAGGCGGCGTGTGTCGGTTCTTCAATCGCCAGCAGCGAGGCTGCACGATCAGCCTAATGGCGAGGCAGCCGCTTGCTTGAACGTCCCCCGATTGCCTCGTCCCAAGTGTCCATTGACGGACACCTGCACTCTGGAGCGATTTGGACAGCGACTCCGCGCAACCCGGGTCCATTTCGTGGCCCAGTTTGTCCCGCTTAGTGCGCTGGGGCGCAACAACTATCGGTACCGTAGTTTCGGACACGTCTGTTGGCGTTATCGGGACAATTTGCGATGCCTGAAATTCTCTCGGCGACGCCGCAGGTATAATAAAGAAGATTCCCCTACCGCTTGTGATCCCCCTATAGCCCCATTCGGGGACGCCGATCCAAGGGTTGGGCCCGCCTGCCGGAAACCCGGAACGCCTGTCGCGGCAATTCGTTGCGCGATAGGTCCCTGTCCACAGGTCCGGCCGCTCATCAACTGAGTTAGAGCGCCCTGGAGCGCTGCGCAATGAGGAAATGGGGCCAGGCCGGAGTTGTCGCGAGGGATTCAGCTCAGGAGCTCCGCACATGTCATCCGTCAGTACCAGTGCCGGCTACAAATTCGCACTGTCGGCGCAAATGGTTCCGCTTCCGGCTGTCGAAACGGACAGCGAACGCAATGCGGCCCTCCAACGTGGCCGTCAATTGCGCGAGGCGATCTGGAAGGCCCTCTTGGCCGAGCGCGAGAGGAGCGAAGTTTCAGACGGTGACTCGTTCTGGAAAGAAAACGTCAAGGACGTCTGGAAGCCGTTGCTCCAGCCGGGGGCGTCGATCCGGTATGTCGGCGATAACGGCCCCGATCTGGTGTTGAAGAATACGGCTGGCTTGCTGAGTCTGACGGGTGCAGATCTTGGCTACCGGTTTGCGGAAGTTCGCGGGCTGCTGTACGCCACCGTAACGACCGTGTTGCTCCACTGCGACCCGGGTCGGCCGGAGATTTCAGGCAGCAGCAACTCGCTGGGTTACCACAAGACAGAGGCTCTCCCGCGAACCATGTGGGCCCAGCGGGGGCCAAACCATGCCAAGGCGTTTGGGACACTCCTGTTGGCGTGGGCCAAACGAAACCAGGCCCTTCGGCAGGAGCTCGACCGAAACGTTTTGGATGGCACAGCATCATATGCGGATCATGCGGAAGCACTCGGCATGATCTTCGTTTGGGAGCTTGTGGAGCGCGACCCGGACGAAGTCGCCGGCAAGCTACAGACCCTGATGATTCGACAAGGCGAGTACATCGGGGTGCTGCGCGATTCGACTACCGCTGCGCGTTGGGTCTGGGAAGCGGCGCAGTACCTGGCAAGGTAAAAAGGCCACGGCCAGGGCCTATTTCGCCTTCCGCCGCGCTCGCGGGACCACATACACCTGGGGTCCACCCGCAATTGCGATGTTCTTCAAGATGGCCGTGACGGCCTTCTCCGTGGCCTGCTGTGCCGTGGGGATGATCTCACCGGCCAGATTCCGGACCGGTTCGCCTTCCGCCAAGTCCTGTTTCAAGCAGGCAATAATTTCGGGGTCTTCCGAGGCGGCTTCCAAGTCGCGGATGCGGATCGGACTGCCCTGGTGGACACTCGGGTCCAACACGAGTTGCCAACGGGGACTGTAGATGGTGGCCAGGATTTCCGTCATGGGTTGTGCTCCCACGCCGTCGGGGCGCTGCAGGGTGGAATGCGAATCCAACGACGTAAGCAGCGTGCGGCAGCGTTGTTGAAGGTCCACCAGCAGGCGGTCCATGTCGCTGGCCTGGAGGGACAGTATTGCTTCGGCGATTTCGCGTGCCTCGTTGAGCTGCGAATCGGTTTTGCCGGTTGTAGGGCAGGGGTAAAGCAAGGTCACCGCAGGCGAAAGTGAAACAGTCCCGAGTCTGGTCATATTGTACACAGCTCCGGTGAACGACATGTAAATCCCAGATGGGGATCGAAGACTGACGGTCAGTCTCGTCCTCGGATGCAAGATCGTCAAGCTCGTTGCTGGTCGCTGCCCTGGCACAGCGACCGACCGACACTCGATGGGACCGGAAGAGAAGCGTTGATTAGCTGGCGAAGGAGTCGTAACCCATCAGCAAATCGACATATTTTGGTGGGCGCAGTCGCAAAAAACGTCGGTGCTCCCAAGCACTACGCGAATGGCGTGCCGCAGGTTCAATCGGAGCCGCTACGCATCTGCAGCAGGCGCCGGCTACATCTCCTTGTCGCAGCGCATTAGCCACTCGGGTGTGCGCAAAGTATAGGAACTCACTTGCCACTTGGGACACAAGAACCGGCGAGGTCGTTCGCACGCTGCGCGGACTCGACGAAGCTCACGGTTTGGGCGGGGCCTGCTAGGACGTTGAGCCGCGCAAAGGCCAAAAAAATCTATGGCCGTGTTCTTCTTGACCCACGCCACGAACTACCCAGGGTGGACCCATCGTAAGGGTGCGTCAGGATTGCCGGCAGGTCCGACCAGCCCACAGCCATGACACCGCCGGGCAGCGTGCGGACCTGCACCGGCGGGCCGTCGTCGTAGGACTCCGCGGCGACCTGGGCATAGAGGACAGAAAAGGTGTCAGGGCGCAGAAAGATCCAGAATCCACTCGCTGCCGCGCATAGCGCGGCTGGCTTCGCATCGACAGGCTGCACCTGGCACTTATTTGACCTGTCTGCCAGGGTTCGCTCAAGCGATTGCAATTGCCCGGGAAGGGAGCCGGTAAAGCCGGGGGCCCGCGGGTCGGTTTTCGATGCCGCGCGCGCTCGCCGACGGGAGGCTATGCCACTTGCGGCGCCTATCCCGCTGCGGCCGCTTCGCGCTTGCCGCGCTCGACGTTGACGAACAGCGACAGGCTCAGGCCGATGAAGAAGAAGACCAGCAGGCTCAAAATGGCCAGCCGCGCGCTGTGCGTCGCC
This window of the Pirellulales bacterium genome carries:
- the thrC gene encoding threonine synthase encodes the protein MQSASRLVRGASTISVATKTDYAFQRCIAPGCGATYGVEEVRTACASCGNLLDVAYDWDRVGPPRALRQFEDKWSHRHDPLAFSGVWRFHDLLPFAPRDCVVTIGEGQTLLHAADRVAEYVGVSAGNLFLQYEGMNPSGSFKDNGMSAAFTHARLIGANRAACASTGNTSASLALYCSVTRLLRALIFVGTGKIAYGKLSQALDYGALTVQIAGDFDDAMNRVQEVSRELGIYLVNSVNPFRLEGQKTIMYRVLEALRWEVPDWIVVPGGNLGNSSAFGKAFAELKELGLIDRIPRLAIINAAGANTLYELYEARKLRWNGGAPDMSIACNYYDELDRQKRRADTIASAIEINRPVNLNKALRALEVCDGVVRMATDQEIMDAKAQVGAGGLGCEPASAASVAGARALRQEGVIGANERVVCILTGHQLKDPTATVAYHTTDQAKFNEVLGSRGVKRAAFANRAVAVSNDLDEIIKAIKLYS
- the dapB gene encoding 4-hydroxy-tetrahydrodipicolinate reductase; this encodes MGLRLVALGAADPGLRIVAALEHAAHPKLGTDAGTLAGAGNLQLPLSAATTAEADVMIDFSTPEGAERALELARRHRWPLVLATTGLEPATVEQLKLTAREIPLLWSPNTSLAVNVAMLLTSTAARALRGNPAGVDVEIIERHHRFKEDSPSGTALRFGQLVAAEMGQSHSQHGREGRPGARPRNEIGYHAVRIGDNPGEHTIVFGLLGETLEVTVKATSRDCYAHGALAAAKWLVGRPPGQYTMNDVLGLTAG
- a CDS encoding ROK family protein; this encodes MFLGIEIGGTKLQLGIGSGRSAELLALERRDVSPAAGATGILREIAAAAEPLLARYPVRGIGIGFGGPVDARSGRVITSHHIEGWDEFPLVEWCGKTFGLPAWIGNDADLAGLAEASLGAGQGANPVFYVTIGTGIGGGLIVDRRVFQGHGRAAAEIGHLRPGLLADRPEETVESMASGLGIAAAARERMVPEATRLLSPHLGGGRLGPEHMRQRLIETEAAAEEHAADLWERCDGRLEQLTARHVVAAAAEGNELALEVLQRAWQALGWAIAQVITLVSPEKIVIGGGVSLAGETLLFEPLRAQVARYVFPPLADSYEICPAALGEEMVVFGALALAAHSAVEPDSTG
- a CDS encoding SIS domain-containing protein, which codes for MLGAKLELPAYLDRLNQEIARVDQGAIARMADRLYEAWEQDRFVYIFGNGGSGTTATHMSEDLGKSSLRECDLKDESKKRLKVMSLTDNLGWILAVGNDVGYDQIFVQQLMNYGRAGDLVIAISGSGNSPNVLAAVDWANRHGLKTFGLTGFGGGKLKQMQHDGLHVELDDMGMVESIHLCIFHWVLNDVFARINHEGRHAKNGHAAVAR
- a CDS encoding serine hydrolase, which translates into the protein MLGATLELPAGLDRRNQEIARLDLGVIARMAERLFGAWEQDRCVCICGNGGSAATAAQMSLVCNICLPSFVGNVLVDRCAVVARTVAMVLAVLAILLLPSCGFAVEPASQDAGLQEMLADVCRKHKVPSLTIAVVRSAGTVTMQCSGVRKRRTDESVELSDRHPLGSCTKSMTATLAAVLVEAGKIGWDTTIGQVWSRAGEKHLHAALRDVTLDELLSHQSGLASDLKDFQTIKADEWLSFFEEQASPQLERRRMLGLILAIKPQHPRGSYHYSNLGYVVAAAMLETKGGDSFENLMRRHVFQPLTMDTADFRTLALAKELKPPLLWGHVADGSPIDPRIAGAENPSVYAACGTVHLSIADYARYAQWHLKHEPAPLLSQQENVEHLHVGKVDAPAERGKYGCGWIVLDSALGRALFHGGSNTNSQALIWLLPERDFAAVACTNTGESSGLSACGEAIQELMKRYAQAPSKD